The following proteins come from a genomic window of Rutidosis leptorrhynchoides isolate AG116_Rl617_1_P2 chromosome 10, CSIRO_AGI_Rlap_v1, whole genome shotgun sequence:
- the LOC139870797 gene encoding peter Pan-like protein: MARFRNKKKMGFVKPAKKQPPQQNVDPVTGDKIPRSFVFSRLKLPGSLKQLQADLRKMMLPYTALNQKEKKSNNLRDFLNVAGPMRVTHFLILSKTGNSPYLRVARTPPGPTLTFKIQENSLAVDIANSLLRPRVPKDLFKNSPLIVLSGFRTGEQHLKLVTIMFQNIFSAIDINTVIKLSSCQRIMLLNYNKDTKLIDFRHYSIRLQPVGVSNRIRKFVQNHQTSSG; encoded by the exons ATGGCTCGCTTCCGTAAT AAAAAGAAGATGGGATTTGTGAAGCCAGCAAAGAAGCAACCACCACAACAGAATGTGGATCCTGTAACTGGTGATAAAATACCAAGGAGTTTTGTTTTTTCAAGGTTGAAATTACCTGGTTCTCTTAAACAATTGCAAGCTGATTTGCGTAAAATGATGCTTCCGTATACTGCTTTAAACCAAAAG GAGAAGAAAAGTAACAACCTTAGAGATTTCTTGAATGTTGCAGGGCCAATGAGAGTTACTCATTTTCTTATTTTATCAAAAACAGGAAACTCTCCTTATTTGAGAGTTGCACGAACGCCACCGGGTCCCACTCTTACGTTTAAAATTCAGGAAAACTCGTTAGCTGTTGATATCGCTAATTCTCTTTTACGTCCAAGAGTTCCGAAAGATTTGTTTAAAAACTCACCTCTG atTGTGTTGTCTGGTTTTAGGACCGGGGAGCAACATTTGAAGCTGGTGACTATAATGTTTCAAAACATCTTTTCTGCCATCGACATTAATACAGTGA TTAAACTATCATCATGCCAGAGAATCATGTTACTTAATTACAACAAAGACACGAAGCTTATCGATTTTCGGCATTATTCCATTAGATTGCAGCCAGTTGGTGTCTCTAATAGAATAAGAAAGTTTGTGCAAAATCATCAA ACGTCTTCGGGTTAA
- the LOC139872252 gene encoding LOW QUALITY PROTEIN: probable ribosome-binding factor A, chloroplastic (The sequence of the model RefSeq protein was modified relative to this genomic sequence to represent the inferred CDS: deleted 1 base in 1 codon) — MAKERRVKMVAKQIQRELSDMLLTDQVLQYAILPEAALGADRYLSSITTISDVEISSDLQVVKVYVSVFGDERGKEVAMSGLKSKAKYVRGQLGKRMKLRLTPEIRFIEDESLERGSRVIAILDKIKGEKKTVENLVVEQNESTNSNEDDEDWEDDDPDDDIIYVK, encoded by the exons ATGGCGAAGGAAAGGAGAGTAAAAATGGTGGCCAAACAGATACAGAGAGAGCTTTCTGATATGTTGCTGACCGACCAGGTTTTACAGTACGCTATCCTGCCCGAAGCTGCTCTTGGTGCT GACCGCTACTTGTCTTCTATTACTACCATTAGTGATGTCGAAATCTCATCAGATTTACAG GTGGTTAAGGTATATGTATCTGTTTTTGGTGATGAACGAGGAAAGGAGGTAGCCATGTCCGGGTTAAAGTCAAAAGCAAAATATGTGCGTGGTCAATTGGGCAAGCGTATGAAACTACGGTTGACTCCTGAGATACGTTTTATTGAAGATGAATCATTAGAGAGAGGAAGCAGG GTGATTGCTATATTAGATAAGATTAAGGGTGAGAAGAAGACTGTAGAAAATCTAGTGGTTGAGCAAAATGAGTCAACTAATtcaaatgaagatgatgaagactgggAGGATGATGACCCTGATGATGACATCATCTATGTGAAGTAG